CTGGCCGGGCGGTACCTGGTGGAGCGTCTCGATCCCGACGGGGAGCCCGACGAGGAGGAGCAGGCCCGGCAGGAGGAGCTTCGCCGGCGGTTCACCTGCACGCCCACACCCGACGGCGGCGGCCGCTTCCACGGTGAGCTGGACGCGGAGGGCTTCGCGCTCGTCTTGAACGCGCTGTCACCGCTGTCCGCCCCCCGGCCGACGACCGCCGAGGGGCCGGATCGGCGAACACTCTCGCAGCGCCAGGGCGACGGGCTCGTCGAGCTCGCCCGCCGGGCCATCGAGTGCGGGGACCTTCCCGAGGAGGGTGGTCTCGCCACGGCGGTCGTGGTCACCACAGACCTCGCCACGCTTCGCGGGGAGCTGTCCGAACAGGCCCCCACCCTGGACACGGGGGTCGAGGTCTCCGTCGAGTCACTTCGACGGATGGCGTGTGACGCCCACATCATCCCCGCGGTCCTGGGCTCCACCCCCGCCGCGCTGGACATCGGCCGGTCGAGCCGGGTCGTCCCATCGGCCATGCGCCGGGCGCTCGTGGTCCGTGACCAGCGGTGCGCCTTCCCGGGGTGCCAGATCCCCGCCGCCTGGTGCGACGCGCAC
The sequence above is drawn from the Actinomycetes bacterium genome and encodes:
- a CDS encoding DUF222 domain-containing protein, giving the protein MENDGIARPSSSPFGSEVAQLLDEARRLVTQLTETSWWAVGDADLLAGLHQLEALRRRLEAVRLTAIGEADSRGVTISTGARTTAAWLVDRTGVSRGDANRSVQQARRITVMSAATRDAVRSGGLSLDHARVVRDVASTLWQRSIRLDSPLTADVRAEAEATLIDLAGSLDPGQLALAGRYLVERLDPDGEPDEEEQARQEELRRRFTCTPTPDGGGRFHGELDAEGFALVLNALSPLSAPRPTTAEGPDRRTLSQRQGDGLVELARRAIECGDLPEEGGLATAVVVTTDLATLRGELSEQAPTLDTGVEVSVESLRRMACDAHIIPAVLGSTPAALDIGRSSRVVPSAMRRALVVRDQRCAFPGCQIPAAWCDAHHVVPWACGGVTALSNPTSR